Proteins encoded in a region of the Pseudomonas viciae genome:
- a CDS encoding DUF805 domain-containing protein, whose protein sequence is MSETRFNIVFDGALMPGVDTTTAKLNLAELFKSDISAIERLFSGRKVALKSNLSQSEAQKYLEALNKSGIDARIEAEPSLQLNLGEVQESPLHHSNSIVDPVSPYAPPRAQVGEALAEYSTLKPFSFEGRIGRLRYLAWTMVLTLAMMPVIGIAFWFSLTWILASNSLAAMIIGGLLGVAIALGFAFVSIQFSVQRLHDVGWSGWLWLLNLVPFVGSIFPLVLICTPGNTGANRYGPPPPPNSTAVKVLSWLWVVLIALVLVGAVAGAFSGIGEELGSSSLSSYESSYESSESTEDTAEEPAVEAAEPAPPSVDYEEEEEQ, encoded by the coding sequence ATGAGTGAAACCCGTTTCAATATCGTATTCGACGGAGCCCTGATGCCGGGCGTCGATACCACCACCGCCAAACTCAACCTCGCCGAGCTGTTCAAAAGCGATATCAGCGCCATTGAACGACTGTTCAGTGGCCGCAAGGTGGCGCTTAAAAGCAACCTGTCCCAGAGTGAAGCGCAGAAGTACCTGGAAGCACTCAACAAGAGCGGGATTGATGCACGCATCGAAGCCGAACCCTCCTTGCAGCTGAACCTCGGTGAGGTCCAGGAATCCCCACTGCACCACTCGAACTCGATCGTCGACCCCGTATCACCCTATGCGCCTCCCCGGGCACAGGTCGGTGAAGCGCTTGCCGAGTACAGCACCCTCAAGCCTTTCAGCTTTGAGGGGCGAATCGGGCGCCTGCGATACCTGGCCTGGACCATGGTTTTGACACTGGCCATGATGCCTGTCATCGGCATAGCCTTCTGGTTCAGCCTGACATGGATCCTCGCCTCGAACTCACTGGCGGCAATGATCATCGGCGGACTGCTGGGGGTAGCCATCGCATTGGGCTTTGCCTTTGTGAGCATCCAGTTCAGCGTCCAGCGCCTGCATGACGTCGGCTGGTCCGGGTGGCTGTGGTTGCTCAACCTGGTGCCGTTCGTGGGCAGCATCTTTCCGCTCGTGCTCATATGCACGCCCGGCAATACCGGTGCGAATCGCTATGGTCCTCCACCGCCGCCCAACAGCACTGCGGTCAAGGTTCTTTCGTGGCTGTGGGTCGTCTTGATCGCACTGGTTCTGGTCGGTGCAGTGGCCGGTGCTTTCAGCGGCATCGGAGAAGAGTTGGGCAGCAGCTCCCTGAGTAGCTATGAAAGCAGCTATGAAAGCAGCGAGTCCACCGAAGATACTGCCGAAGAACCCGCCGTAGAGGCAGCCGAGCCCGCTCCGCCTTCTGTAGACTATGAAGAAGAAGAGGAACAATAA
- the argC gene encoding N-acetyl-gamma-glutamyl-phosphate reductase: MVKVGIVGGTGYTGVELLRLLAQHPQAEVVVITSRSEAGLAVADMYPNLRGHYDGLAFSVPDVKTLGACDVVFFATPHGVAHALAGELLAAGTKVIDLSADFRLQDADEWAKWYGQPHGAPELLDEAVYGLPEVNREKIKQARLIAVPGCYPTATQLGFLPLLEAGLADTSRLIADCKSGVSGAGRGASVGSLYSETSESMKAYAVKGHRHLPEIRQGLRRAAGKDVGLTFVPHLTPMIRGIHSTLYATVVDRSVDLQALFEKRYANEPFVDVMPAGSHPETRSVRGANVCRIAVHRPQDGDLVVVLSVIDNLVKGASGQAVQNLNILFGLDERLGLSHAGMLP; this comes from the coding sequence ATGGTCAAGGTCGGTATCGTCGGCGGCACGGGTTACACCGGTGTCGAACTGCTGCGTCTGTTGGCACAGCATCCGCAAGCTGAGGTGGTGGTCATTACCTCCCGATCCGAGGCCGGCCTGGCCGTCGCCGACATGTATCCGAACCTGCGCGGTCATTACGATGGCCTGGCGTTCAGCGTTCCGGACGTCAAGACCCTCGGCGCTTGCGATGTGGTGTTCTTCGCCACGCCTCACGGTGTCGCCCATGCCCTGGCGGGTGAACTGCTGGCCGCCGGGACCAAGGTCATCGACCTGTCGGCAGACTTCCGCCTGCAGGACGCAGACGAATGGGCCAAATGGTACGGCCAGCCCCACGGCGCACCGGAGCTGCTGGACGAGGCGGTCTATGGCTTGCCGGAAGTCAACCGCGAGAAAATCAAGCAGGCCCGACTGATCGCCGTACCTGGTTGCTATCCGACTGCAACGCAGTTGGGTTTCCTGCCGCTGCTCGAGGCCGGCCTCGCCGATACTTCGCGCCTGATCGCTGACTGCAAATCCGGTGTCAGTGGTGCTGGACGTGGCGCCAGTGTCGGTTCGCTGTACTCCGAGACCTCGGAAAGCATGAAGGCCTACGCGGTCAAGGGGCACCGTCACCTGCCGGAAATTCGCCAGGGGTTGCGTCGGGCAGCGGGCAAGGACGTCGGCCTGACGTTCGTGCCGCACCTGACGCCGATGATTCGTGGCATCCACTCCACTCTTTACGCAACGGTTGTCGATCGCTCGGTGGACCTGCAGGCGTTGTTTGAAAAGCGTTATGCCAACGAACCGTTCGTCGACGTGATGCCGGCCGGCAGCCATCCGGAAACCCGTAGCGTGCGCGGAGCGAACGTTTGCCGGATTGCGGTGCATCGTCCGCAGGATGGTGACCTGGTAGTGGTGCTGTCGGTCATCGATAATCTGGTCAAGGGCGCGTCGGGCCAGGCGGTGCAGAACCTGAACATCCTGTTCGGGCTGGATGAGCGTCTGGGCCTGTCCCATGCGGGGATGTTGCCTTAA
- the speD gene encoding adenosylmethionine decarboxylase: MKSKLKLHGFNNLTKTLSFNIYDICYAETPQDQQAYVEYINKEYNAKRLTQILTEVVDIIGANILNIASQDYEPQGASVTILISEEPVTPTDSQIEESPGPLPEIILAHLDKSHITVHTYPEIHPVDGIATFRVDIDVSTCGVISPLKALNFLIHQFESDIVTVDYRVRGFTRDVEGHKHFIDHEINSIQNYLSEDTRDAYQMTDVNVYQENLFHTKMLLKDFELDNYLFGDATSNLSTEQRDQVEERVKHEMLEIFYARNMPR; encoded by the coding sequence GTGAAAAGCAAACTCAAGCTCCATGGGTTCAATAACCTGACAAAGACCTTGAGCTTCAACATCTATGACATCTGCTATGCGGAGACTCCGCAAGACCAGCAGGCCTACGTCGAGTACATCAATAAAGAGTACAACGCCAAGCGCCTCACGCAGATCCTCACGGAAGTTGTCGATATCATTGGTGCCAACATCCTGAACATCGCCAGTCAGGACTATGAACCCCAAGGTGCCAGCGTGACCATTCTGATCTCGGAAGAGCCGGTGACGCCGACCGACAGCCAGATCGAAGAGTCCCCGGGCCCGTTGCCCGAAATCATCCTGGCCCACCTCGACAAGAGCCACATCACGGTACATACCTACCCGGAAATACACCCGGTAGATGGCATTGCGACGTTCCGTGTGGACATCGATGTGTCGACCTGTGGTGTTATTTCACCGCTCAAGGCGCTCAACTTCCTGATTCACCAATTCGAGTCGGACATCGTGACTGTGGATTACCGCGTGCGTGGGTTTACCCGCGACGTTGAAGGCCACAAGCATTTTATTGATCACGAGATCAATTCGATCCAGAACTACCTGTCTGAAGATACGCGCGATGCGTACCAGATGACCGACGTGAACGTGTATCAGGAAAACCTGTTCCACACCAAAATGCTGCTCAAAGACTTCGAACTGGATAACTATCTGTTCGGCGATGCCACCAGCAACCTGTCCACTGAACAGCGCGACCAGGTGGAAGAGCGTGTGAAACACGAAATGCTGGAAATCTTCTACGCACGTAACATGCCGCGCTGA
- a CDS encoding histidine triad nucleotide-binding protein, which yields MDTLFTKIINREIPAKIIYEDDQVLAFHDIAPQAPVHFLVIPKKPIRTLNDLTEEDKGLTGHILFTAQRLALELGCEEGFRVVMNCNELGGQTVYHIHMHVLGQRQMNWPPG from the coding sequence GTGGATACTCTGTTTACCAAGATCATCAACCGGGAGATTCCGGCGAAGATCATTTACGAGGATGACCAGGTCCTGGCCTTCCACGACATTGCCCCGCAAGCCCCCGTGCATTTTCTGGTCATTCCAAAGAAACCGATCCGCACCCTCAATGACCTGACCGAAGAAGACAAAGGTCTGACCGGACACATCCTGTTCACCGCCCAGCGCCTGGCACTCGAGCTGGGGTGCGAGGAAGGGTTTCGCGTGGTGATGAACTGCAATGAACTCGGCGGGCAGACCGTCTATCACATTCATATGCATGTGCTGGGGCAGCGCCAGATGAACTGGCCGCCGGGTTGA
- the trpC gene encoding indole-3-glycerol phosphate synthase TrpC produces the protein MSVPTVLEKILARKAEEVAERSARVSLTELENLVRSADAPRGFAKALIDQAKKKQPAVIAEIKKASPSKGVIREHFVPADIAKSYEKGGATCLSVLTDIDFFQGADDYLKQARAACKLPVIRKDFMIDPYQIIEARALGADCVLLIVSALDDVKMAELAAVAKGVGLDVLVEVHDGDELERALKTLDTPLVGVNNRNLHTFEVNLETTLDLLPRIPRDRLVITESGILNRADVELMEVSDVYSFLVGEAFMRAESPGTELQRLFFPERGLPVSGSTLD, from the coding sequence ATGAGCGTGCCAACGGTCCTGGAAAAAATTCTGGCTCGCAAGGCTGAGGAAGTGGCCGAGCGCAGCGCTCGAGTCAGTCTGACGGAGCTGGAAAACCTCGTGCGTTCAGCGGATGCGCCCCGCGGCTTTGCCAAGGCGCTGATCGATCAGGCGAAGAAAAAACAGCCGGCCGTGATTGCCGAAATCAAAAAGGCCTCCCCCAGCAAAGGTGTGATTCGTGAGCACTTCGTGCCGGCCGACATCGCCAAAAGCTACGAGAAGGGTGGGGCGACCTGCCTCTCGGTGCTGACCGACATTGACTTTTTCCAAGGCGCCGACGACTACCTCAAGCAGGCGCGGGCGGCGTGCAAGCTGCCGGTGATCCGCAAGGATTTCATGATCGACCCGTATCAGATCATTGAGGCCCGCGCCCTCGGTGCCGATTGCGTGTTGTTGATCGTTTCCGCCCTCGACGACGTGAAAATGGCCGAGCTGGCGGCAGTCGCCAAAGGCGTGGGCCTGGACGTATTGGTGGAAGTCCATGACGGCGACGAGTTGGAGCGGGCCTTGAAAACCCTGGATACCCCACTGGTCGGTGTGAACAACCGCAATCTGCACACCTTCGAAGTCAACCTGGAAACCACCCTGGACCTGCTGCCGCGGATCCCACGTGATCGCCTGGTCATCACCGAAAGTGGCATCCTCAACCGGGCCGATGTCGAGCTGATGGAAGTCAGCGACGTGTACTCATTCCTGGTGGGCGAAGCGTTCATGCGAGCCGAAAGCCCGGGCACGGAACTGCAACGATTGTTCTTTCCTGAACGTGGCCTCCCGGTAAGCGGTTCGACACTGGACTGA
- a CDS encoding OsmC family protein yields the protein MKARIQWAGEAMFLGESGSGHVVVMDGPPEAGGRNLGVRPMEMLLLGVGGCSNFDVVSILKKSRQAVESCEAFLEAERATEDPKVFTKIHMHFVVKGRALKEAQVKRAIELSAEKYCSASIMLGAAGVEITHDYEIIELG from the coding sequence ATGAAGGCACGCATCCAATGGGCTGGCGAAGCCATGTTCCTCGGTGAATCAGGCAGCGGTCATGTGGTGGTCATGGACGGTCCGCCGGAAGCCGGTGGTCGCAACCTGGGTGTTCGGCCAATGGAAATGCTTCTGCTGGGCGTGGGCGGTTGCAGTAACTTCGACGTGGTCAGCATTCTCAAGAAGTCCCGCCAGGCCGTCGAAAGCTGCGAAGCCTTCCTGGAGGCGGAGCGCGCCACCGAAGACCCGAAAGTGTTCACCAAGATTCACATGCACTTCGTGGTGAAGGGACGAGCGCTGAAGGAAGCCCAGGTCAAGCGCGCCATTGAGCTGTCCGCCGAAAAATATTGCTCGGCGTCCATCATGCTCGGCGCTGCCGGCGTTGAAATCACCCACGATTATGAAATCATCGAATTGGGTTGA
- a CDS encoding NAD(P)H-dependent flavin oxidoreductase: MSLPALLEQRLRLPVVAAPMFLISNPQLVLACCRNGIVGSFPALNQRESSGFKAWLEEIEAGLAALENPAPYAVNLIVHHSNPRLQADLAICIEHKVPIVITSLGAVKELVDAVHSYGGLVFHDVTTRRHAEKAAEAGVDGLIAVAAGAGGHAGTWSPFSLVAEIRQFFDKTVLLAGCLNHGHQILAAQLLGADLAYFGTRFIGTSESHAPDAYKEMLLTSQAADIVHTPAVSGVPASFMRQSLENAGFDLAALQNKGEVDFGSKLKPLNDEAKAWKTVWSAGQGVGEIHDLPSVDQLVARLDEEYRQAQARAVELGGQWPR; this comes from the coding sequence ATGTCGCTGCCCGCTCTGCTTGAACAACGTTTGCGCCTGCCCGTCGTGGCAGCGCCGATGTTCCTGATTTCCAACCCGCAACTGGTCCTGGCCTGCTGCCGCAACGGCATCGTCGGCAGCTTCCCGGCGTTGAACCAACGCGAAAGCAGTGGTTTCAAGGCTTGGCTTGAGGAAATCGAAGCAGGTCTGGCGGCACTGGAAAATCCGGCACCCTACGCCGTAAACCTGATTGTTCATCACAGCAATCCGCGGCTTCAGGCTGACCTGGCGATCTGCATCGAACATAAGGTGCCGATTGTCATCACCAGCCTGGGTGCGGTGAAAGAGCTGGTAGACGCTGTTCACAGCTATGGCGGCCTGGTGTTCCACGACGTAACCACGCGGCGTCATGCCGAGAAGGCCGCCGAGGCCGGTGTCGATGGTCTGATCGCCGTTGCCGCCGGCGCAGGGGGGCACGCCGGGACCTGGAGCCCGTTCTCGCTGGTTGCCGAGATCCGGCAGTTCTTCGACAAAACCGTGCTGCTTGCAGGATGCCTGAACCACGGCCATCAGATTCTTGCCGCACAGTTACTCGGCGCGGATTTGGCCTACTTCGGGACCCGCTTTATCGGTACGAGCGAAAGCCATGCGCCTGACGCTTATAAAGAGATGTTGCTCACATCCCAAGCCGCAGACATCGTGCATACTCCAGCTGTCTCCGGGGTACCGGCCAGTTTCATGCGCCAGAGCCTGGAAAACGCCGGTTTCGATCTGGCCGCCTTGCAGAACAAAGGCGAGGTGGATTTTGGCTCGAAACTCAAACCGCTTAACGATGAAGCCAAGGCCTGGAAAACCGTGTGGTCCGCAGGCCAGGGCGTGGGTGAAATCCACGATTTACCCAGCGTCGATCAATTGGTCGCACGCCTGGATGAAGAATACCGCCAGGCACAGGCGCGGGCGGTAGAGCTTGGCGGCCAATGGCCTCGCTGA
- a CDS encoding lipoate--protein ligase family protein: MPPVIALTVEAGLQAEQDLLASICAGEAEFGLLFWQPNDRALVMPRRLSRLPGFEYACEVSAANGWPVLLRETGGEPVPQSAATVNIALVYAPPRSEGDHGRIETAYRRLCDPICQLLDELGGVASLGEVEGAFCDGRFNVNLDGRKMVGTAQRWRQSKGGQRPVGLVHGALLLENERESMVAAVNRFNEACGLEQRVRAESHIALHEKFPAPHALVRLETLYRQLLTTLPGA; the protein is encoded by the coding sequence ATGCCGCCCGTGATTGCCCTGACCGTCGAAGCCGGCCTGCAAGCCGAACAGGATCTGCTGGCTAGCATCTGTGCGGGTGAGGCTGAATTCGGCTTGTTGTTCTGGCAGCCCAATGACCGTGCGCTGGTCATGCCACGCCGCTTAAGTCGCTTGCCGGGGTTCGAATACGCCTGTGAGGTCTCGGCCGCCAATGGCTGGCCGGTGCTGCTGCGCGAAACAGGCGGCGAACCGGTGCCGCAGTCCGCCGCCACGGTCAATATCGCCCTGGTCTACGCACCACCGCGCAGCGAAGGCGATCATGGACGGATTGAAACCGCGTATCGCCGGTTGTGTGATCCCATCTGTCAGTTGCTGGATGAGTTGGGCGGAGTCGCTTCGTTGGGGGAGGTGGAGGGCGCGTTTTGCGACGGGCGGTTCAACGTCAATCTCGACGGCCGGAAAATGGTCGGTACCGCCCAGCGCTGGCGCCAGAGCAAGGGCGGTCAACGCCCGGTGGGCCTGGTACATGGCGCGCTGTTACTGGAGAACGAGCGCGAATCCATGGTGGCTGCGGTCAATCGTTTCAATGAGGCCTGTGGTCTGGAGCAGCGCGTGCGGGCCGAGAGCCACATCGCCTTGCATGAAAAATTCCCGGCCCCGCACGCGCTGGTGCGGCTCGAGACGTTGTACCGGCAATTGCTGACCACGTTACCTGGGGCCTAA
- the erpA gene encoding iron-sulfur cluster insertion protein ErpA — MSVETFTPMALQFTHGAAHKVKSLVDEEGNDRLKLRVFVTGGGCSGFQYGFTFDEEVAEDDTIVEREGVSLVVDPMSFQYLAGAEVDYQEGLEGSRFVIKNPNATTTCGCGSSFSI; from the coding sequence ATGAGCGTCGAAACCTTCACCCCCATGGCTTTGCAATTCACCCACGGTGCCGCGCACAAGGTGAAGAGCCTGGTCGATGAAGAGGGCAATGATCGTTTGAAGCTGCGCGTATTCGTGACGGGCGGTGGTTGTTCGGGTTTTCAATACGGCTTCACTTTCGATGAGGAAGTGGCCGAAGATGACACCATCGTCGAGCGCGAAGGGGTCAGCCTGGTAGTCGATCCGATGAGTTTCCAGTACCTGGCGGGTGCCGAGGTGGATTATCAGGAAGGTTTGGAAGGGTCGCGTTTCGTGATCAAGAACCCGAATGCCACCACAACCTGCGGCTGCGGTTCTTCTTTCTCGATCTGA
- a CDS encoding SDR family NAD(P)-dependent oxidoreductase, which produces MTRYALITGASSGIGLAMAEALARRGRNLLLVARQRDRLESIAIELTQRFGVEVLFRACDLGEPLRLSGFLLELEEGERQIDLLVNCAGIGTSGPFLGQDWMTEQDLIEVNILALTRLCHAVGNSMALHGGGQILNVASIAAFQPGPWMSTYYASKAYVLHFSEALRVELKKCAIKVSVLCPGPTRTGFFAKARLDEQKINDNKSTMSPEEVALYAVRALDRNRAIIIPGRRNRWLAALPRLGSRGLVRTIAGMVNKAHCPR; this is translated from the coding sequence ATGACCCGTTACGCTCTGATCACTGGCGCCTCCAGCGGCATTGGCCTGGCCATGGCTGAGGCGCTGGCCCGGCGCGGTCGCAACCTGCTACTGGTGGCTCGACAGCGTGATCGGCTGGAAAGTATTGCAATCGAATTGACTCAGCGGTTTGGCGTGGAGGTGTTGTTCCGGGCTTGCGACCTGGGAGAACCGCTGAGACTTTCGGGCTTTCTTCTGGAACTGGAGGAAGGTGAGCGGCAGATCGATCTACTGGTCAATTGCGCCGGTATCGGTACCAGCGGCCCGTTCCTGGGCCAGGACTGGATGACCGAACAGGACCTGATCGAAGTCAACATCCTCGCCCTGACACGTCTTTGTCACGCGGTAGGCAATAGCATGGCACTGCATGGCGGTGGCCAGATCCTCAACGTTGCGTCGATCGCCGCATTCCAGCCTGGGCCCTGGATGAGCACCTATTACGCCAGCAAGGCTTATGTGCTGCACTTCTCCGAAGCCTTGCGGGTCGAACTGAAGAAGTGCGCGATCAAGGTATCGGTACTTTGCCCAGGCCCGACCCGGACAGGCTTTTTCGCCAAGGCACGATTGGATGAGCAAAAAATCAACGACAACAAGTCGACGATGAGTCCGGAGGAAGTTGCCCTATATGCTGTGCGCGCGCTGGACCGCAACCGCGCCATCATCATTCCCGGACGCCGCAATCGCTGGCTGGCCGCGCTACCGCGACTGGGATCGCGAGGACTGGTCCGGACCATCGCCGGCATGGTGAACAAGGCCCACTGCCCTCGCTGA
- the hemJ gene encoding protoporphyrinogen oxidase HemJ gives MLYLWLKALHIVSMVCWFAGLFYLPRLFVYHAQSEDSVSKERFSVMERKLYRGIMGPAMIATLVFGIWLLSLNAGAYFTQGGWMHAKLTLVVLLIGYHHMCGAQVKRFARGENTRSHVFYRWFNEVPVLILLAIVILVVVRPF, from the coding sequence ATGCTCTATCTGTGGCTCAAAGCACTTCACATTGTCAGCATGGTCTGCTGGTTCGCCGGGCTGTTCTACCTGCCCCGCCTGTTTGTCTATCACGCCCAAAGCGAAGACAGCGTCAGCAAGGAGCGCTTCAGCGTCATGGAGCGCAAGTTGTATCGCGGCATCATGGGCCCGGCGATGATCGCCACCCTGGTGTTCGGCATCTGGCTGCTCAGCCTCAACGCCGGCGCATACTTCACCCAAGGCGGCTGGATGCACGCCAAGCTGACCCTGGTGGTGCTACTGATCGGCTATCACCATATGTGCGGCGCCCAGGTGAAGCGCTTCGCCCGTGGCGAAAACACCCGCAGCCATGTCTTTTATCGCTGGTTCAATGAAGTTCCGGTTCTGATATTGCTGGCTATCGTAATTCTGGTTGTGGTTCGGCCGTTCTAA
- the coq7 gene encoding 2-polyprenyl-3-methyl-6-methoxy-1,4-benzoquinone monooxygenase: MTTQRHYSPIDRLLLQADTAMRTLLPFSGQPFRPSPAIVQPDVQLSDEQSRHVAGLMRINHTGEVCAQALYQGQALTAKLPKVREAMEHAAEEEIDHLVWCEQRIRQLGSHTSVLNPLFYGMSFGIGAVAGLISDKVSLGFVAATEHQVCKHLNEHLEQLPAEDEKSRAILEQMREDEEHHAESALEAGGFRFPAPVKFGMSLLAKVMTKSTYRI; encoded by the coding sequence ATGACTACTCAACGTCACTACTCGCCAATTGACCGCCTGCTGCTGCAAGCCGATACCGCGATGCGCACGCTGTTGCCTTTCAGTGGCCAGCCGTTTCGCCCATCACCGGCTATCGTGCAGCCGGACGTGCAACTCAGTGACGAGCAGAGCCGCCACGTCGCAGGCCTGATGCGCATCAACCACACCGGCGAAGTCTGTGCCCAGGCGCTGTATCAGGGCCAGGCGCTGACCGCCAAGCTGCCGAAGGTGCGTGAGGCGATGGAGCATGCCGCCGAGGAAGAAATCGACCATCTGGTCTGGTGCGAGCAGCGCATTCGCCAGCTGGGCAGTCATACCAGCGTCCTGAACCCGTTGTTCTATGGGATGTCATTCGGAATCGGCGCAGTGGCCGGATTGATCAGCGACAAAGTCAGCCTCGGCTTCGTTGCAGCGACCGAGCATCAGGTGTGCAAGCACTTGAATGAACATCTGGAACAACTGCCAGCCGAGGATGAGAAATCCCGGGCGATTCTGGAGCAGATGCGCGAGGACGAGGAACACCATGCCGAGAGTGCCCTTGAGGCCGGTGGTTTTCGTTTTCCGGCACCGGTGAAGTTCGGTATGAGCCTGTTGGCCAAGGTCATGACCAAGAGCACTTATCGGATCTGA
- the crp gene encoding cAMP-activated global transcriptional regulator CRP, which translates to MVAITPTLKIKNLDKLLMHCQRRRYPAKHNIICAGDRSDALFFIIKGSVTILIEDDDGREMIIAYLNSGDFFGELGLFEQAGKEQVRSAWVRAKIECEVAEISYSKFRELSVQDPDILYVLSGQIAQRLRNTTRKVGDLAFFDVTGRVARCLLELCKQPDAMTHPDGMQIKVTRQEIGRIVGCSREMVGRVLKDLEERNLVSVKGKTMVVFGTR; encoded by the coding sequence ATGGTTGCCATTACTCCCACGCTCAAGATCAAGAATCTCGACAAGCTCCTGATGCATTGTCAGCGTCGTCGCTATCCCGCCAAGCACAATATCATTTGCGCAGGCGATCGCTCAGACGCGCTGTTCTTCATCATCAAGGGATCGGTCACTATCCTGATCGAGGATGACGATGGGCGGGAAATGATCATCGCCTATCTCAATTCGGGGGATTTTTTTGGCGAACTGGGGTTGTTCGAGCAGGCCGGCAAAGAGCAAGTACGCAGTGCCTGGGTACGCGCCAAGATCGAATGTGAGGTAGCGGAAATCAGCTACAGCAAATTCCGGGAACTGTCTGTGCAAGACCCGGACATTCTTTACGTCCTCAGCGGACAAATCGCACAGCGCCTGCGCAACACCACACGCAAGGTGGGCGACCTGGCCTTCTTCGACGTGACCGGTCGCGTCGCCCGCTGCCTGCTGGAACTGTGCAAGCAACCCGATGCCATGACCCACCCGGACGGCATGCAAATCAAAGTGACCCGCCAGGAAATCGGCCGGATTGTCGGTTGCTCTCGGGAAATGGTCGGTCGGGTGCTCAAGGACCTGGAGGAGCGCAACCTGGTCAGCGTCAAAGGCAAGACCATGGTGGTGTTCGGAACGCGTTAG